tcaagggaaaaaaaaaacaatccctTTGTTTGATGCTTTAATAATAAAGTCTGTGGCAGATGAGTGTGTGCATCCATGTGTGTGCGTTTGTgtgtaaaatgtatttacttggctgtgaaatttattttgaaCAAATTGATATGTGGATGGTAAGTGGATATGGacagctgagctctggcagcAAAGATAGCCTCAAACTGGCAACCTCCTGGTGTATATTTAGGTTTAACTGTCTGAGCACGAAGATAATGTTGCATCCATGTGTAAGAGAAATCTAACACTAATTTGTCAGTGGAGGAAGGACCTATCACAGTATTGCACTATGCCTGCTGCAAGTACATTGCTTGGAGGcgtttcttttcttccatgaaCGTGTTGCCTATGAACACACTCAACCCTTGTTTACAGGATTGTAAGGCTGAGTAACTCTAAACTGATAGCTTGGAACTGTAAGTGACACTTTGTGACACAAGTAGAAGTATCCTTCAAAATGTGTGTTACTTACAAACTTTATAAGCTCTTagaccttctttcttttccccaccAGTAGctacttcagcatttttctgctaCACATCAGTTGTTCTCCCTTGTAAACGATCGGCTGTTCTGTTTAATgatcctggaaaaaaaacagaagtacatgtttattaaaaaaaaaaggacccaTTCTGAAGAATTTCTCCATAAAGGATTCATTTGTTCCTTGTCCTTccaagttcattttctttttttgtttttattagaaatagTAAGAAGTGTAACCTGTTCATGTGGGTTGCTCTACGCTCACTGTATAAGCAGTGGTTATCAGTTTAGGTAATGGGATTTGCTTTGTAAGGTGACTCAGTGTTGTAGCAGAGTCAGGAAGTTAAATAAGCAAACATAAATAAGACTCTTACACTACGTTTAGAGATTTAAATGTGCTATTAAGACTGGATGTCTGAGAGTTACTGCATACCAAATGGGAACAATGGCTGCTTGATTTAATGCTCCCCTTTTTGCTAATTGAGAAATAACTTCAGCAGGTCGTTATTTAGAGAATGCTAAACATTCTATATTAACTTTTCTCCTTCCATCTTTACGTTTTAGGTCAGCAATTCGGTTCCACTGCACTGAGTTTGCCTGCATTCAAAACTGTTTGCCTACAGTAACTTGCTCTGGTTGGAAGTGAACATGTCTCAAGTTCAAATTCAGAATCCTTCTGCTGCCCTTGCAGGGAGCCAAATATTGAATAAGAACCCGTCTCTTTCACAGCCACTGAGTATTCCTTCTACTACTAGTTCTTTGCCCTCTGAAAATGCAGGTAGACCTATCCAAAATTCTGCTTTACCCTCTGCATCTGTTACATCTACcaatgcagctgcaggtgagaTTGAGAATCGGTTAATAGATATTATCATTAATAGAATATCTATTCTTGACTTTATGGACCTATGAATATTgtaaaagtaatatttattgaactccagcagcttgtaATGTTTGCTCCACGCTGAAAGGAGTCTGTCTTGAGGCAGACAGAAGCACTCCTTTGCATGGAGTTCTGTTTgtaatactgaaaaatacttcACATTTTCATACACTGTTTGGAGGTCCCAAAGTTGTTCAGGGAatgtgctgttgctgttttggttAATGACCAGAACTGTCCAATCCAGTGAACGTATTTCTGGGGTGTATTAATGCTAAGAAAATGTAGGattcttatttaaaatgtttgtagATTTCATTGCTACCTGttcatttatctgcttttatgTAATCTTTCAGCTCCTTCTAACATGGCAAACCCCAAAGAGAAAACCCCAATGTGTCTTGTGAATGAGTTAGCCCGTTTCAACAAGATTCAGCCTGAATATAAGCTTCTGAGTGAGCAAGGTCCAGCTCATTCAAAGGTACCTATTCATATaagtttctcatttctgttcttgtaCTTTTTTAGTGGAAAAGCAAAGGATGTGCCTTTAGTTGTAAATCAAACGAGCTCGTCTTCCTAATTTTCGGGTATTTGGAAAACACAGATTTTAGTATGTATTTTTTGATGCCTGAAGTACAGTACAATTGAACAGTGTTGAACATTCATCTGGTACAAAACAGTTACATTCGCAAAAGAATCTTTGGTCTGTAATGGTGGGGATTATGGAAATGCCTAGGACAAGCCAGCATGTGGTGTTCATCCGATATCACTGCAATCCTGTACAAAGATTGTGTGTTAAAAGCCCAGTCATATGCAGTTTGTTTAGTGTTCTGTTTGCCCATAGAGAGAGAATTTCTAAGAGATACAGTAAATATCGAAGCAATTTGTGCTACTTCAAAGTACAATGAAGATGTGAGTTTTAACGCTATTAAGCTTTTTAATTCTCACTGGAGGTCTCTATTGAAAGGTCTACTGAGGTCAAGGCGTGCAAGGAAAATCAGCCTGGGCTACATCTACTTAATCTGACACCATCTCCTTAAGGTGTTGTCTGGAACAGTGTTAGTGTTGTATGCTAGAGGAATTGCCTTTGATGTGGGTAGTGCTGAGAATTAAAATCTTTCAACCCAAATATTTATAATGTCAGCTTcagtgtgcaaagcaggcaagGTTTGCCTTTGCAAAAAGTAATGGAATAACATCGAGAGCATCTGTTcacttgttttcattctgattgaaattaaatttcatttaattacCAGAGAGACTTTGGCTTTCTGTTGTCTGATTAATTTGTGAAAATTTAGGGCAATATATATCCTTCCTTATCTCATGTAAAGAGAAGTGTCACACCATTACTCTATAATCAGACAGGTTTGCACTCACCTGGGGCCATGCAGGAGGTTTTTTAGTGCAATGTGAACTTATCATTCCTCAAACTACTGGTAAATAcagcttattaaaaaaacaaggtGTCAAATCAGCAAGTTGTTGTGGAATAAGGTCTGGTTTCCAAGGCAGCTGTTCTGATGGATGTTGACATATTATCTATCCATGTTGTGGTCACCTCTGTATGCAGTGCCTCTTTTGTTTGATAGCCTGTATGATCTTGTGCAACATGCATGCTAGTGCTAGCTGCAGTTATGTGAAATTCTTGGGTAAGTAATCAGGGATATCCTGTAGATGTCccaaatgtttaaaatgtggAGTTGACATAGTAGTTAAGGAAAGCACTGGATACTGTCTTCTCAACTTTTGCATCAGTAAAAGACTCGCAGTTCCATGGAAGACAGTCTAATAAATGTTGTAAATTCTGAACCCACTCATAGTAAGAAATGTTCTCTATTTCTCAGGTGTTTACAGTGCAGCTGACTCTTGGGGACCAGCACTGGGAAGCTGAAGGAACTAGTATTAAAAAAGCGCAACATGCAGCAGCTGCCAAAGCCTTGGAAGGGACAAAGTTCCCTAAACCTACAGCTCGTCCATCTCGTAGTGAAGGCAAGAATCCAGGTATAGCCCTTAAAACTTTCCTTTACATTTACGTGACTGTTCTTTATCAGATGAGAATGTTAAGTCAGTTATTCATCCACATGAAGTCGGCACGGAGCAAAATGTTTAGAGCCATCAGCAGCAATATACCTTCCTTGTCAAAAGGCAGATTGCAGTTTGAAAGGGAAGAGTCATTAAAAGCCCTTGTTAGTTGTTGAATACAAGAAGAAATACTCAGTCGTTCTTAGTaaacaacagaagcagaagataTATGTAGCATGTCTGTTAGTTTCAAAAGatgtttagaaaaagaaatcgGTGTTCTGCACAACGTATTAGCTATGCTGTGAAAATCAACCTGTAGCTTAACAAAGCTtcacccccccccaaaaaaaaaataattataagaGAATTGGCACAATTGATCTAGGCTTGTAATTTAATATGCATCAcatgtgtattttctttgttttccaaatatGAAATGGCAAAATCTagtcttccttttctgttagGAAACAGGATGAGAGTTTGTATTGCTGCAGGCTCTAGTGACAGTTGGACAaccctttatttcctttttatttagaCAGTGTAACCCCTACAGTGGAGTTGAATGCACTTTGCATGAAGCTGGGAAAGAAACCTCTGTATAAACCTATTGATCCTTATACAGGGATGAGATCCACTTATAACTATACAATGAGAGGTGGTACTTATCCTCCACGGTATGTATTGTTTAATTTTTGGGTTTTGCAGTCTTTGAACTTCTCTCTTCATCTGATGTCATCTGAAAACTATCAGAAAATGCAATGTCCCTTAAGCACGAATTCAGCTTGAAAGACAGACAGTCTGAGGCAAAAAGGTTTTGAGAAATACACTCCAtgtaaaactgcagtttgtCTTCATGGTTTTGTcttttggggggaggggaatGTGAAGGAACTGAACCAGGTGATGAAGTGTTTTGAAGGACACTCAGATATATTTGGCTTCATGAAGGGAATACCTAATATTTcttgcatttcccttctgtgtAGAAACAATTAGATGCCTTTTTTTAGAATTAACTGTTTAAGTTGAGGATTCCGTATAAAGTATGTTCTGAGCACTGAAATGAAGAGTTCAAGGCTTGCAGGACTAACAGCTTTGTCAAAGCATCGTTGTATTGTTTTAGTTTGTTATAAAATATTGTACAACAAGAATCGTTAACAGTCTCTTTTACTTATATCTCCCTAAAATCTTTTAGACTTAAAATTTGGCTTTTTAATACTCATGCTTATGTGCTGAGTAGTGATTGTTGATACCTGAGGGATTCTTCCACATATATGTTTCTGTAGATTTGCTTTGTAGGCCAAACTATTTACTTATTGACGTTTATCTCTTTATAGGTACTTTTACCCATTTCCTGTTGGGCCTTTACTTTATCAAGTTGAGCTTTCAATTGGGGGGCAACAGTTCCatgggaaaggaagaacaagaCAAGCTGCTAAGCATGATGCAGCTGCTAAAGCACTGAAAGTTCTGCAGAATGAGCCCCTGCCTGAGAAACCAGAGGTGGGAATGGATTAAGTGTTTTAAGCATAAATTGTTAAGATCGTTGTAGATGTTTTATCTACATTGTAGATGTAGATTATTGTAGATGTTTTTCCAAATTGAGAGGAAGATTGTATTATGTAATTAAATTCCATGTAGGAATGTTTATGTACGTGTGTCACTGGAAGCAATTGgattaaaatagtaataattttcTATAGAACTAGAAATTTCCCAAATGAAGTTTTATTAAttcttttgctgcagtgtttttccaCAGCAGTTCTGTAGGCCTCTGTCAGATGTAATAAACAGCAGAGCTTATATAGGAAGCAATATCTTATCAGGTACAGATAGTATGCAAACTTCTGAAGAAATCTAAGCCGCGCAGTTAGACTCCAGTACAGGCAACACAGGGATCAGACACAGGTTTCCTTCCTGGGCAAAATTTCTGTGTGATTACAGAACGAACAACAGAACATAAAGAAGAACCCACAGGAAGTTCATGGAAGTAGTGAAGTTGTGCAcaatttttaatagaaataataagaaGCAAAATTGTGTCCCTTCATATGTCTATGGTTGTTTGACATTTCTCATTCCAAGATCCCcgctttttattttattttcttttatttagtgTGCTTAGGTGGGAAGTCTCACTGTGTGCACACGAGGTCCTGGATCTGAGGTGACTTTGTGCAACCTCTCCATGTGTGCTGAGTGACTTCTCTACCCAAAGCTCTCAGTGTAGGGAGTTTGTTGGTTACAGAGTCTGActgggggaggggaaaaaaagaaagcaggcaaTTAGGCAAGAATGTCATTAGGAGTCTCAgacagattttttaaaaagtgggAATTACCAGAAATTAGTGAGGGAACCCAGAGAATATGTTGTGAAGCCAACAGATATTGAGTTAAAAATGTATGGAGCTGGTCAGAGTGTGGGTGGTCAGGGACAAGCTGGGGGTTTTCAGCAAGTGAGATCAAGCCTGAGggagatattttctttcagcacagGAGGCCCCCAGATTTCTAAGTACGGTCATTCTCTCTCACTGATCCATAATAATCGCTTTTTGCACTCGTCCTAAAAGACAACCTGCTGTCTGTGGAAGTTTGTGTACTGGACACAAGGagtccagctctgcagaaaatcaTGGGATCACAACTGAAGTCATTTCTGTTCACTTCTTTAGAAAAATTTATGTGCAAGTGACTTTTCGAGTATTTGTAAAGGTGTTTAAAGCTGAGTAACATGGTCTTCACAACACATGCTGTACTTCCACGTGATCATGTATTCTTTACATGGTTGTCTCTTCCAGTGTAAATAGTGTGAATTGAGAAATGAGGGAAGTAAACCTAGAGGgttccttttcttgtttgcttattttaagaACATGACCAGGAAATTGCTATTGTGAGTTATACAAGAGATTACAAGAACAGAGAACTATTTTATGAATAGAACAGAATGTGTTTTGACTCTGCTATACATATGCTGGGCCACTTGAAGTACGCTTTCACAAGAAACATggatttgtctttttattttcagttatttatgCTTGACTTCTACTAAGTGAAcataaagaaatacagctgtgctTAAAGAGAGCAATCCTTTGAACAGAATACTGTTTTACAAAAAGCACTCAAATTAGATCTTAAATTTAGTACTTCAGTACCAAGTTCATTAATATTTGAGATTCTGGAATGTTACGGCTTTGGGTATGTCTGAGGGAGTTACTATCTTTGAAACAGCTTTTTTGCACCAGACAAGATGGAGAGAAAATAAGGAGTATTTTACCACTAAGTGAATGCTGTTCAGTGAGGCAAGATTGCTGAAGGATGCAGCAGTGTAAGATCCTAAGAGATTCCACTACATGTGCACACAGTGAAGGCATTTAAGATCTTTTCTAAGCAGACATAGTCCTGATGCTTCTACTTGTCACTTGATGTTGTCAGtaattattcttttaaacaTGCTTAATTTTCATGGATCCCATTAGCGTGTGTCTATGTATAAAATGTGTAACCTTGAGCTCCTCTAATTTTAGCCAGAAAATATTCAATACTGAAGAATAAATCATTGAGTAAAATGAGTAGACTTAAAGCATAACCATTTACCGTACCTTCTTAGAGCACAAATCTGGAAGCTGTGGCAGAAGGATTGTGATAAAATTTGCTCTCAGCTGGCCAGAGCACTGCCTGAGCAACTGATCTAATTTTAAGTTGTCTGTGCTTTGAGCAGGAGTCTATAGTAGGAAATCTCCAAAGGATCATTCCAACCTAAATTAGTCTGACTGGAGTTCAGACACACTGACAAGGAGGCAGAACTGCATATTCAGAGACAGAAGTAATAAAGGCCAGATTTAAAGCTTGGAAAGCAATGTTTTCCAGCGCAGTGCTCAGGCAGAAATTGTAACATTTGCCTGAAAACACTAAAACcaaaattgcttctgtttttttttctatttatctgTTAAATATCAGCTGCTCTTTATAACTTTAACACGGAAGAAAATGTTGATAGCTCTGTTGCAATCAAAGTAGTTCTCATCAGcaattttcattatttgcttGTAAGCAATCCTTGAGGAATTATGTGTTGAAAGACTTCCTAGAAAAGGCGGAATCCCTTTTAAAGGATTATATTACTTTTTCAGGTTCTTTAGGAGCTTCTTAATctatagtattttttttttgtttcattattactttttcaATTGATAGAGGGGGGATCTAATAATTtgataaaagcaaaatggagGTTTGTTTGTGGTCTCATTCTAATTTAGAGGCCTGGATTCCTTGGAGAGGAATGTACACGTGCAAGATACTTTAAAAGCAGACTTTATAGATGATCTGCCTCAGCATTGctgggaaagaggaagaaggtgGGGGTGTGATTATCTTTGATTTATAAAATAAACTGTTCTGGAATTGAAGTGGAGGCAAAATAATTGGTGAATGAGCCGTAGTCTGTTTTGATATTAATTTactctttttaaataaaaacactgagaaaaatacCTGTTGTAAACCATTTGAACAGACTTGAAATATGCAAAGAATATACAAAAGTAATAGAGCAGGTAATTTCATACtgtatctttgttttgttgtggaaatgttttaaatggaaaagtaatCCAATGAAGAGAGGCCCTGGTCATCTTGGCAAGGAAAAATGTGGGAATTTCACAAGCTGGAATGTATCTGGGATtacaaggaagggaaagatgtTTGTAATTAAAGTGATTGTGCAAATGTTTCTACAGTAAAGTCAGTGACAGATCATTCCTATCAATGCTGTCAGTAATGTGCTGTAACGCACTAATAAAATAAGCCCTTAAGAGTTCAAATACTTTTTCTGGGATTATGATACTATTCATTTCTAACATACCACTTGCATTAGAAATGGATTTTAGAATATGATGGTGGAGATTTTTGATGCCACTAGTCAATCTTTTACCCTCACTGTGCCTCCTGATGAGATGTATCTTGTGGTTCTTGGAGCGTAGGTCCTGCCTGCATTTcttgtgtgctgcagtgtgctttACTCCTATGGGAGTGGTGCCATCATGTGGTCTTGGTTTTCACAGACCTGGAGGTTGCTCTGTGTATTGGAAGATCAAAAATATCAGGTGTTATCATAGGAACCGCATAAAATCTGATGGGATGCAAGGAAGGAGAGTATGTATTTTGTTCAAAGATTGGAAGAGGCTGCTTTAAATGGTGGGAATCAAACATAAATGTCCTTCATGTTCTGATCTAACTTGTTAGTAACAGGTACTGAGGATGCTTGCTACCATCAAAACTAGATTTAATCAGTAAAGCTCTCTAGCATATATCTGCTGcttcaataaaatatataaatcattTTGGTTTGCCGGTTGCACAACCAGTATTGCAGTTTAATATAATTGGTGTAATTGTTGCTATTCATCTTTATCATAATCTTTACTATATCACTGCTGAACACTTAGTCTTAAAATTTCTCTGTTGCTGTTATCGCGCCTCTTAGTTCATGTTGATACCAACATCAGTGAAGACATTTTTGGAATCACAATCAGAATTTTATGAGGAGATACATAGAGGTGCCTGTAGGTAAGCTCCacctggcactgctgtcctTCTAGCAAGGTGTAAGATATCAGAGATGTTCAGTATTTGATTTAAGGCAAGTTTCTGACAGTATGCTCCTCAGTCGTAGATGAAGAACTTGAAAGAGTGCAAGTTGAATGACAGCTCTGTGCCAGGGTCTGATAAGTCATCCTTTATTCACATTGGTCCCATTCTCagaatcttcattttttctggCCTTTCTCTTATCTGATACTGTCTTAGTGCTTTTGGTACAAATGTCCAATCAGCAtatgaaaactgtatttcataAAGGTACTTCCATTTGGAAAGCAGTTCATTTAATGCTTCAATTTCTTGATCTTTAGATAGATTTTAAACCTATTGGCCCATATTCCATTTATAGTTTTTCTCCTATCATGAGCACATGAGAATAAGGAGGTATGCTAGCTTTTACCCATACACCTTAAAAGAGCTTCCTAAATTTCAGGTCTGTAGTACGTGTGCTGCATTTTTGCACATTCATGTAAAAGGGCAGTAAAAATTAAGCTACTTAAACAATTTGAGAGTTCAATAAACTGGTTGGATTAATCAAATTCAATTTAATAggatctttattttaaatagagtATGCTTCTTTTAGGTTAACGGAAAAGAACCAGATGATGAAAATCTCAATAAATCTGAAATAAGCCAAGTTTTTGAGATTGCACTTAAAAGGAACTTGCCTGTGAATTTTGAGGTATGTTTATTTTACAAGCTCTAGATctgttttcattagaaaattaAGGCTACACATTAAGTAGAGTCTTTTCTAGGTAACCCAAACAACTGACTTAAACATGCCTTGTTAGTTGTGAGTACATGTTCATTTTTGACAGTCACCCCGATTGTCTCAGAGTTCGTAAGGTTAAGTGATGAAAGAAATCCACCTGTTCACCAAGTCATGCACTAAAATCATAGCATGAGTGAACAGCTATGCTGTGGTTGTCCGTGCAATCTTCtccaagttttgttttttattatatcagtattacagtggaaaaaaaataaaatgaaacacaacCCCACATGAAAGATTAGAACACTGGAGCACAAAGTCAAGGCAGAAGGGAGTAACATGCTCTGAAGGAGCTTATTTATGGAAGTATTTTCTTAACTGAGCACTGATGTGGACTACCCGCAAGTTGCAGAATCTCACAGATAGGTTTCTTTTCTTGCCATGAGGTGACCTCATGTGCATCTtactttcctttccctttggcCTGGCTGCTTGCTGCCTCTTTGCCCCTCCTTGATCATTTAGTTACCTTAAATCAGTAGCTTCAATAGGAGCATCTTAATTGCactaaaatattaatttattgtGTTGCCTTCCTGAGCTGGCAGAATAACTTTTCAATCAATTATATGAATGATTACaataagaaaatgtaattgTGTGCAactaaattgctttttaaactgTTCTATGAAATTTTACATGAATCTTCCAGTTATTACAGATTGGCATGAACATCACCAGTAAAAATATACTGTCACAAAAAGCCAGTTGTGGGTGGAAGCTCtcaattcatttttatcttttgacTCTGAATGTTCTGAAGCATGATTTGTTAGGAGTGGAGTTAAGACTAAATCTGTAGTAAGCAGCTAGCACTTAAATGTTTCCAGAATTACTGATCTCTGAGTTAAATTGCTGGATCCCAAGTAATGACCTTCTCAGTGATGTTCTGTTACTGTAACATAATGTATGAGGTGATGTTATCTGCATGGAAGTTGACAGTGAAATAGAACAGTCACTTTGAAGGAGTAAATAAGCAAGATGGGTTCATGACTGTAATATGTAAATAATGTTTATGGCTTGCTGCATCTGGTCTTCTAACATGGATTTATTTGGGTGGGATTATGTTATTAGACGATTATTTCAATAGTCTATTTATGAATTTTATCAAAATTTGCTATCTGTTTATCCATAGTGATTGAGAGAATTTTGCTATAAACAATGTACCGTGCCATTTTTAATAAGTGTTTATCACGCTTTCACTCAGTTTTTCCCTCTGAAACAGGTGACCAAGGAAAGTGGCCCTCCCCATATGAAGAGCTTTGTAACCAAGGTGTCAGTTGGAGAATTCATGGGTGAAGGTGAAGGAAAGAGCAAGAAGATCtcaaagaaaaatgctgcaaTAGCAGTCctagaagaactgaaaaaattGCCGCCCCTTCCTACGGTTGAGAAAATGAAGCCACgaatcaaaaagaaaacaaaatcaatagtGAAGGTAAGAGGCAATCTAACTGCTGTAAATCATCACACGACAGACATTTCTTAGTCAATTATAAACACTCTTAGATTGCATAACATTTATCATCAGTTTGATGCTGCAAAAGAATGTTTTGCTCCCACTGGGAGCAAATGGGCTTCTGTCAATATTTTTACAACAGTTCATAATAAATTCAGGATGAAAGAGAAACCGTGTAAAAGAGTGAATGGTACCTAAAAAACATGCTCAGACTTTCAACCCTTAGCACAGGGTTTTGCATGACTTTTACCTTCTACAAATTCTCCTGCAATCCTTTCCTTTCCAACATATGATAAGAATTTCTGAAACTGTTTCCAGTGGTAGGTTCTGTATGGTCAACTGTGATAGTAGAGCCAAATAAATTGGGTGTTTCTCCATGGCTGCAGTGGCATTTTGTTAAGTAATTttggttttagtttgtttttaattcagaaaataatgcgTTCAgtggctttgttttcctgacTTACACATTCACTAATTTTGGCTTATattctgaacatttttcttgTATAGCTGCAGACAAGTCCAGAATATGGTCAAGGCATGAATCCCATTAGCAGACTTGCCCAGATACAGCAGGCCAAGAAAGAGAAGGAACCAGAGTACATGCTCATCACAGAACGCGGTCTTCCAAGACGCAGGGAATTTGTTATGCAGGTTTGTATGTTGACTTGAGAAAATTAGTTGCTTGgctgtgatgtttcttttttttgttgttgttgttggcttaTTGTGATCACAGTGTGATGATGATATTCAAAATGGATAGGATTACAGGCAAATTTGTATTGaatttattacagaaatattaGTAGATTCCACCAGATaattaattcttcattttttccttcctgtgtgTTGCCTTGCAGTACAATGCTTTCTGCATTCTTTATTGTGAATTCTAATAGTGTGTTAGTTTTCTGATGTTGACTATCTGTTGGTCTCTACTAATGATGTCCTCCAGCCCTCTTATAttctggaaaaagcagaaaaattagTTCCTTTCCAGTACATTAGGAAAAATTGCTAAACGGGTAACTTCAGCTTGAGAAACTGAATACAGGTGAACAGGGAACAAATCTGAAGATTCAATCCTAAGCTTAAGATTTTGcttgctctttcttcctcttttgtcCAGGTGAAAGTTGGTGTACACACAGCCGAAGGAATGGGCACAAACAAAAAGGTTGCTAAACGCAATGCAGCAGAAAATATGTTGGAAATTTTAGGTTTCAAGATCCCTCAACCTCAGCCTCCAAAACCAGCattaaagacagaagagaaggTAATATTCTTTGAATGCTGACCACAGAGTTTAAACAATAGCAGCTTTGCAAGGCAGTAAGGGTATAGTAAAGTCatgccttctgcagtggtcaggaAAGCATTCTATTGAGGTGACTTCTCTAAATAACTGCATTTTGGAAACATCAGGGATTCAACTCTGTGAGCAAATGAAAGTCTCATCAGAAGGCTcagtttaaatgtattttccaggGAATGGTTCAGTATGAGTATTTGATGCATTTGGTCTTAGAAACTGGCAAAAATGTGGGTTACACTGTATATTGGAATTTGTGGGTAGCTTTATCAGTAATTTCAGTCACAAGTTTGTAACAGATTTTATTCTCCAGTGGGTTTCCTAGCATGGAAAGAGCCTTGCATTCTTGCCTATTGATTCAGCAGATGTGAAGTTAAAATATCAAgtcttgtttcctctttttcatgTGTGTCCACTTGTTTCCA
This genomic window from Excalfactoria chinensis isolate bCotChi1 chromosome 15, bCotChi1.hap2, whole genome shotgun sequence contains:
- the STAU1 gene encoding double-stranded RNA-binding protein Staufen homolog 1 isoform X7, whose product is MSQVQIQNPSAALAGSQILNKNPSLSQPLSIPSTTSSLPSENAGRPIQNSALPSASVTSTNAAAAPSNMANPKEKTPMCLVNELARFNKIQPEYKLLSEQGPAHSKVFTVQLTLGDQHWEAEGTSIKKAQHAAAAKALEGTKFPKPTARPSRSEGKNPDSVTPTVELNALCMKLGKKPLYKPIDPYTGMRSTYNYTMRGGTYPPRYFYPFPVGPLLYQVELSIGGQQFHGKGRTRQAAKHDAAAKALKVLQNEPLPEKPEVTKESGPPHMKSFVTKVSVGEFMGEGEGKSKKISKKNAAIAVLEELKKLPPLPTVEKMKPRIKKKTKSIVKLQTSPEYGQGMNPISRLAQIQQAKKEKEPEYMLITERGLPRRREFVMQVKVGVHTAEGMGTNKKVAKRNAAENMLEILGFKIPQPQPPKPALKTEEKTPVKKPGDGRKVTFFEPGSEETSTSNKEDEFRMPYLSHQQLPAGILPMVPEVAQAVGASQGHHTKEFSRAAPNPAKATVTAMIARELLYGGTSPTAETILKNNNSSGHVPHGPLTRPSEQLDYLSNVQGIQVEYKDFPKNNKNEFVSLINCSSQPPLISHGIGKDVESCHDMAALNILKLLSELDQQNTEMPRTGNGPMSVCVKQEMESDPLLKPANSNTLGQTLDSTA